A region from the Hydrogenimonas sp. genome encodes:
- a CDS encoding ferredoxin--sulfite reductase: protein MRESKAARVERIKREKDGLDVLQNIYEYANEKREVDPEDIDRLKWYGLYTQNRNLQPEDDSNQYFMLRVKIENGLLGREQIKTLADISLRYAKGSADFTTRQDLQFHWILMKDLPSIFETLEKAGLTTRLAAGDVVRNTVTCPLNGKSGSEIADVSGIVKRINTLFDENREFSNLPRKFKIGVSGCGSHCMPHEIQDLSFVAARKSGSKLRFAVYAGGGLASNRRFADFLGFTEEEHIIPLCETVVSIFRDFGNREKRNRARLGHLIREWGVEKFIQKLQELSGIELSKGTPPAITPAKKRHHCGIIPSEKAGLSHIGCALFGGVMGGERLLRLYELLYKYGIEEIRSTTKQNFIITDVPECRIKEICDELEKLKINPYPSAFRTRTTACTGLDFCKFAISETKSVAEDVALYLENRFPAFKEPVTISVNGCPNSCAHPCIADIGLSGATFKRDGKSHRGFELLVGGKLEGKESRFSKRTGVLLTHKEVPGYIENMVESYLRSGYATFTEFLSKEEFLPIYNVIEA, encoded by the coding sequence ATGAGAGAGAGCAAAGCTGCCAGGGTCGAGAGAATAAAACGGGAAAAAGATGGGCTGGATGTACTGCAGAACATTTATGAATACGCAAACGAAAAGAGAGAGGTCGACCCGGAAGATATAGACAGGCTGAAATGGTACGGGTTGTATACCCAGAACAGAAACCTTCAACCGGAAGATGACAGCAACCAGTATTTCATGCTTCGTGTAAAGATCGAAAACGGACTCCTGGGCAGGGAGCAGATCAAAACATTGGCGGATATCTCCCTGCGTTACGCAAAAGGATCGGCAGACTTCACCACCCGCCAGGATCTTCAGTTTCACTGGATTTTGATGAAGGATCTTCCGTCTATATTCGAAACGCTCGAAAAAGCGGGGCTGACTACACGTCTGGCCGCCGGGGACGTAGTCAGAAATACGGTAACCTGCCCGCTAAACGGAAAGTCCGGCAGCGAAATTGCGGATGTAAGCGGCATCGTGAAAAGAATCAACACCCTTTTCGACGAGAACAGGGAGTTCAGCAACCTGCCGAGGAAGTTCAAAATAGGAGTCAGCGGCTGCGGATCTCACTGTATGCCGCACGAAATTCAGGATCTCAGCTTCGTAGCGGCCCGAAAGAGCGGTTCGAAACTCCGTTTTGCGGTTTATGCAGGCGGAGGATTGGCGAGCAATCGACGTTTCGCCGACTTTCTGGGTTTTACGGAGGAGGAGCATATCATACCGCTGTGCGAAACCGTGGTCTCGATATTCAGAGATTTCGGCAACCGCGAGAAGAGGAACAGGGCCAGACTCGGCCATCTGATCAGAGAGTGGGGAGTCGAAAAGTTCATACAAAAACTTCAGGAGTTGAGCGGTATTGAACTTTCAAAAGGAACACCTCCGGCAATAACCCCGGCCAAAAAGCGGCACCACTGCGGCATAATTCCTTCCGAAAAGGCGGGTTTGAGCCATATAGGGTGTGCACTTTTCGGCGGCGTAATGGGCGGGGAGAGGCTTCTGCGGCTTTACGAACTGCTATATAAATACGGTATAGAGGAGATTAGGTCGACGACAAAGCAGAACTTCATCATAACCGACGTTCCGGAGTGCCGCATAAAAGAGATATGCGACGAGTTGGAAAAGTTGAAGATCAACCCGTACCCTTCGGCGTTTAGAACACGCACAACCGCATGTACCGGTCTTGACTTCTGTAAATTCGCGATTAGTGAAACCAAAAGCGTGGCCGAAGATGTCGCCCTATACCTTGAAAACAGGTTTCCCGCATTCAAAGAGCCTGTTACAATCAGCGTCAACGGCTGCCCCAACTCGTGCGCACACCCCTGCATAGCTGACATCGGCTTGAGTGGGGCAACCTTTAAAAGAGATGGGAAAAGCCATAGAGGGTTCGAACTGCTGGTAGGGGGGAAACTTGAGGGAAAAGAGAGCCGGTTCTCGAAAAGGACGGGTGTACTGCTTACGCACAAAGAGGTTCCCGGTTATATTGAGAATATGGTGGAGAGTTATCTGCGGAGCGGATATGCAACTTTTACGGAGTTCCTTTCCAAAGAGGAGTTTTTGCCTATATATAATGTTATAGAGGCGTGA
- a CDS encoding cytochrome c family protein, whose protein sequence is MKMNHIAKIAAAALLTFGATAAMAVITGSKHDLSATGGGTIKATAGQNNDEICVYCHTPHAANTDFTGAPLWNKATPGGTFTMYGAAAAGTAGQTIAGTATEAQPSAPSLACLSCHDGVSAINSIVNAPGSGGYVAGGQNVAFGTAAAGTAVTMPAGVTQIGTDLTNDHPVSITYVEGAASLKPVSTAITGWSGATTIAGLLRNGKVECGSCHDPHLGESDTFLRRNKATVGEASNKGSAVCLTCHDK, encoded by the coding sequence ATGAAGATGAATCATATAGCGAAGATAGCTGCCGCCGCCCTGCTCACTTTCGGAGCAACAGCTGCGATGGCTGTAATCACAGGAAGTAAACACGACCTTTCCGCAACAGGTGGTGGTACTATCAAGGCAACTGCAGGACAGAACAATGACGAAATCTGCGTCTACTGCCATACACCTCACGCCGCCAACACCGACTTTACAGGTGCTCCCCTGTGGAACAAAGCGACTCCCGGCGGAACATTCACAATGTACGGCGCTGCTGCGGCCGGTACAGCAGGGCAGACTATAGCAGGTACCGCAACAGAGGCTCAGCCAAGCGCACCTTCACTCGCATGTCTGAGCTGCCATGACGGCGTAAGTGCAATCAACTCTATCGTAAACGCTCCCGGTTCAGGCGGATACGTTGCAGGTGGTCAGAATGTGGCATTCGGTACAGCCGCAGCCGGTACAGCTGTCACTATGCCTGCAGGTGTAACACAAATCGGAACCGACCTTACAAACGACCACCCTGTATCAATCACTTATGTAGAGGGAGCAGCAAGCCTCAAGCCTGTTTCTACAGCAATTACCGGGTGGAGCGGTGCAACCACTATCGCCGGTCTTCTTAGAAACGGTAAAGTTGAGTGTGGAAGCTGTCACGATCCCCACCTTGGTGAAAGTGATACATTCCTCAGAAGAAACAAAGCTACAGTCGGCGAAGCGAGTAACAAAGGCAGTGCAGTCTGTCTGACATGCCACGACAAGTAA
- a CDS encoding NHL repeat domain protein: MKRTLLLPLSIFFIALFYGGCAQKNAEEIRIIMPPPPEEPRLFYVESLRGEASFKETKVLDALIGKESKGVGKNLFKPYGVAAEGDIVYVTDTAIGLVFAIDKPNKKVTFLGDRPPGKLALPVSIAIGKNGSIYVSDSKLKKVFGYRKSGALFFALGEKGEFRRPSGIAINEKLNRLYVVDTKAHNVKVYDLLKGELLFEFGKRGVEEGEFNFPTNIAVDHRNDNVAVVDTQNFRVQIFDKDGNFLSKFGRLGDKPGMFSRPKGIGIDSEGHIYVSDAAFNNVQIFDDKGNILLYFGGAGFGPSQFYLPAGVYVDENDRVYVVDSFNARVQIYQYVSERWKKKHPDEYRKLKMIEVEKDEEKSN, translated from the coding sequence TTGAAAAGAACACTGCTGCTTCCATTATCCATCTTTTTTATTGCACTCTTCTATGGCGGGTGCGCGCAAAAAAATGCCGAAGAGATTCGCATAATAATGCCGCCGCCGCCTGAGGAGCCGAGACTCTTTTATGTAGAGAGCCTGCGAGGAGAAGCCAGCTTCAAAGAGACGAAAGTACTGGACGCTCTTATCGGTAAAGAGAGCAAGGGCGTAGGGAAAAACCTTTTCAAACCCTACGGTGTAGCGGCCGAAGGAGATATCGTCTATGTTACTGATACTGCTATCGGACTTGTATTCGCGATAGACAAGCCGAACAAGAAAGTTACATTTCTGGGGGACAGGCCTCCCGGTAAGCTGGCTCTCCCGGTAAGCATTGCAATAGGGAAAAACGGTTCAATTTATGTCTCCGACTCGAAGCTGAAAAAGGTTTTCGGTTACCGCAAGAGCGGTGCCCTCTTTTTTGCCCTTGGTGAAAAGGGGGAGTTCAGGCGGCCGTCCGGTATTGCGATCAACGAAAAGCTTAACAGGCTCTATGTCGTTGATACCAAAGCACACAATGTAAAAGTGTATGATTTGCTAAAAGGAGAGCTGCTTTTTGAATTCGGTAAAAGAGGCGTCGAAGAGGGTGAATTCAACTTCCCGACAAATATTGCCGTCGATCACAGGAACGACAATGTCGCGGTTGTCGATACCCAAAATTTCAGAGTACAGATATTTGACAAAGACGGGAACTTCCTGAGTAAATTCGGCCGACTGGGCGACAAGCCCGGAATGTTCTCCCGTCCGAAAGGGATCGGTATTGACTCCGAAGGGCACATCTATGTCTCCGATGCGGCATTCAACAACGTCCAGATCTTCGATGACAAGGGAAATATTCTGCTCTATTTCGGAGGCGCTGGTTTCGGGCCGTCACAGTTCTACCTGCCGGCCGGAGTTTATGTAGATGAAAACGACCGTGTCTATGTTGTCGATTCGTTCAATGCACGGGTACAGATATACCAGTATGTGAGTGAACGATGGAAGAAAAAGCATCCGGACGAGTATCGGAAGCTCAAGATGATCGAGGTCGAAAAAGATGAAGAGAAGAGCAATTAA
- a CDS encoding cytochrome c family protein, translating into MPDVMVRVCLTCHDGVNAPDIALFSESAPQKFNNNTASLSTDPISKDAFVHSHPVGKEYAPYSPGGNRASLRPESHILKDWIGAKTIQDLVSEGVVGCTSCHDPHTTNAQFLRTRNSDSKLCKGCHNK; encoded by the coding sequence ATGCCCGATGTCATGGTCAGGGTCTGCCTAACCTGCCATGACGGTGTAAACGCTCCCGATATCGCCCTATTTTCCGAATCGGCCCCTCAGAAATTCAATAACAATACAGCTTCACTCAGCACCGACCCTATATCAAAAGATGCATTCGTGCACAGCCATCCGGTAGGCAAAGAGTACGCACCATACAGTCCGGGCGGGAACAGGGCAAGCCTGAGGCCCGAGTCCCATATTCTGAAAGACTGGATAGGGGCTAAAACCATTCAGGACCTGGTATCGGAAGGCGTTGTAGGGTGCACCAGCTGCCACGATCCACATACGACCAACGCACAATTTTTGAGAACCAGAAACAGTGACAGCAAACTGTGTAAGGGCTGTCACAATAAATAA
- a CDS encoding peptidyl-prolyl cis-trans isomerase PpiD, whose amino-acid sequence MKKFIFLFISLTAVYLFASSDTNTTGKNGVVATVNGYNITKAELDRQVGILMPRSFFHSTVTPEKLKEVEKDALKELVKKHLLLQYAKKRGYKIPDSIVEREEKKIKKAFGSQERFEAALKRSNLTYDEFKKELLNDLLMQKLYDKEIKTDLTEEDLKEYYEKNKYKFKVPEKIKVRIIYVRNDPTDPKGHEKALKRAQEALDKIKNGENFADIASKYSNAMSRIKGGDMGFVHKGMLDEPIEKVAYSLKKGEVSDIVETPKGFYIIKLEEISPAVQLDFDQVKENLKKELKSKYENRKLEAILKQMRQSAEIKYN is encoded by the coding sequence ATGAAAAAGTTTATATTTTTATTCATCTCTCTAACTGCAGTATATCTATTTGCCTCATCGGATACGAATACGACCGGGAAGAACGGGGTGGTTGCTACAGTCAACGGATACAATATAACAAAGGCGGAGCTCGACAGGCAGGTCGGTATATTGATGCCCCGAAGTTTCTTCCACTCTACGGTAACACCGGAAAAGCTGAAAGAGGTTGAAAAAGATGCGCTCAAAGAGCTTGTAAAAAAGCATCTTCTCCTACAGTATGCAAAAAAGAGAGGATATAAAATCCCAGACTCCATAGTCGAAAGGGAGGAGAAAAAGATAAAAAAGGCTTTCGGCTCCCAAGAGAGATTTGAAGCCGCTCTGAAGCGTTCAAACCTCACCTATGACGAGTTCAAAAAAGAGCTGCTAAACGATCTACTTATGCAGAAGCTCTACGACAAGGAGATCAAAACCGACCTGACCGAAGAGGATCTGAAAGAGTATTATGAGAAAAACAAATATAAGTTCAAAGTGCCCGAGAAGATAAAGGTCAGAATAATATACGTTAGAAACGATCCGACAGACCCCAAGGGGCACGAAAAGGCACTCAAAAGGGCCCAAGAGGCACTTGATAAGATAAAAAACGGCGAAAATTTCGCGGATATAGCTTCAAAATATTCCAATGCGATGAGCCGCATAAAGGGTGGCGATATGGGTTTCGTTCACAAAGGGATGCTGGATGAACCTATAGAGAAGGTGGCCTACTCGCTAAAAAAAGGCGAAGTGAGCGATATCGTGGAGACGCCGAAAGGTTTCTATATTATCAAGCTCGAGGAGATATCCCCCGCTGTACAATTAGATTTTGACCAGGTTAAAGAGAACTTGAAAAAAGAGCTCAAAAGCAAGTATGAAAACAGGAAGCTTGAGGCTATTTTGAAGCAGATGAGGCAGAGTGCCGAAATCAAATACAACTAA
- a CDS encoding NHL repeat domain protein — translation MKRSICYALFLFLTATSLHAGNGPVWPQPPEEARIKFEKKITNAEDLNIKKGFFSKIWDFFAGSEDTELIKPFGIHVDGGKIYVTDIGLSSLVIFDKDNNKVRVIQGFKSEKFSYPVDVATDAKGNIYLTDSVKKAVYVFNKEGIALKKIGSENVFKRPTGIAIDKKRGILYVSDTLSSQIKRFSLRESRELEPVGSHGNLPDQFNRPTFITVDEDGRLYVCDSMNFKIKIFDKNGKFDSAFGRLGNTIGSFASPRGVAVDREGNIYVTDTLFNAVQIFDQKGNLLLVFGSKGTGDGEFYGPEDIAISKDGRAYVTDSYNMRIELFDILGYNKNK, via the coding sequence ATGAAACGCTCTATATGCTATGCCCTGTTCCTGTTTCTGACGGCCACATCACTTCATGCCGGCAACGGACCGGTTTGGCCTCAACCTCCGGAAGAGGCCAGAATAAAGTTTGAAAAAAAGATTACCAATGCCGAAGATCTAAACATCAAAAAGGGTTTTTTCTCAAAGATATGGGACTTTTTTGCAGGCTCCGAAGATACAGAGCTTATAAAGCCTTTCGGCATACATGTCGACGGCGGTAAGATATATGTGACCGATATTGGGCTCTCTAGCCTGGTGATTTTTGACAAAGACAATAATAAAGTACGGGTGATCCAGGGGTTCAAGTCGGAAAAATTCTCTTACCCGGTAGATGTAGCTACAGATGCTAAAGGAAATATCTATTTGACCGATTCTGTCAAAAAGGCTGTATATGTCTTTAACAAAGAGGGAATAGCGTTGAAAAAAATCGGTTCGGAAAACGTTTTCAAAAGGCCTACCGGAATCGCGATTGACAAAAAAAGGGGGATCCTCTACGTTAGCGATACACTCTCTTCACAGATAAAAAGATTTTCGCTAAGGGAGAGTAGAGAGCTTGAGCCTGTAGGGTCGCACGGAAATCTGCCGGATCAGTTCAACAGGCCGACATTCATAACCGTAGATGAGGATGGGAGGCTCTATGTATGCGACTCCATGAACTTCAAAATAAAGATATTCGATAAAAACGGTAAATTCGACAGTGCTTTCGGCAGACTTGGAAACACTATCGGAAGTTTTGCCAGTCCCAGAGGGGTTGCTGTTGACAGGGAGGGTAATATATATGTAACCGATACTCTCTTCAATGCGGTCCAGATATTCGACCAGAAAGGCAACCTTCTTCTGGTTTTCGGTTCCAAGGGAACCGGGGACGGTGAGTTCTACGGACCGGAAGATATAGCTATATCCAAGGATGGAAGGGCCTATGTAACCGACTCATATAATATGAGGATTGAGCTTTTCGACATTTTAGGTTATAATAAAAACAAATGA
- a CDS encoding cytochrome c family protein: protein MGKLSFGLLSVSLLTLTCSYGTILNTKHNLSASGMGTIKATSEQEVCVFCHIPHNAQPGKPLWNRAMPTSSYIMYESEYLKRTNYPLPADLGITEGTPGSLSRQCLSCHDGTVAVGSIYMVRGTVLGNTLIDMTGVGLDGMMPIDANGFIGTDLTIHHPVGIEYDPANVKNFDIGSKTIELKTVPDAPLKLYTYNGKKYVECASCHDPHLESFKFLRVHNSPNNAVNVKNTCTSCHDKNPGTTLPTVHEIATSTYLDQAVKDRYNGGGTVTVADLYCANCHTPHNGEGKPYLLRKVEQNTCYMGAAGTRSTAPCHGTGTTWAGNDIESVLNRPFSHPVNTIDGVHTNFDTLYGYGSSETDPAASHSVKWSDSKHAECMDCHNQHRAGGNNHIGTQSASATKWYPDTPSNAVSDVLRNVQGVEPTWPARWTQPTSFTTLASSTKEYQICLKCHSYWALGPTLAQQAGKVATGATDNWIDVEGVRATDQAFEFNPNNKSAHPVVMALNDMPGSYEPKAVRVEALLYPWNQNPGTQTMYCADCHGADNEDSGDPKGPHGSSYNFMLKGPNKYWPTKPDGTLFSTGDIQTDGSVPDLFCANCHNLNYPHKQWWWRMARIDIACIQCHVAVPHGSPVSRLIGYANFPEPYNYNGNSLVIYGYKKANPQGNYASSNVYAPGCGGGGCHGRQDYPYADNGAGYDPVDPLP, encoded by the coding sequence ATGGGAAAACTATCGTTTGGATTGTTATCGGTATCACTGTTGACACTCACCTGCTCTTACGGAACCATTCTTAATACCAAGCACAATCTCTCCGCATCGGGTATGGGTACGATAAAAGCTACAAGTGAACAGGAGGTATGTGTATTTTGCCATATACCCCACAATGCGCAACCGGGTAAACCTCTTTGGAATAGAGCCATGCCCACCTCCTCGTACATAATGTACGAGAGTGAATATCTCAAGCGCACCAACTATCCTCTCCCCGCCGACCTGGGAATTACGGAAGGTACTCCCGGATCGCTATCGAGGCAGTGCCTCAGCTGCCATGACGGTACAGTAGCCGTAGGATCTATCTATATGGTCAGGGGGACGGTACTTGGTAACACCCTGATAGATATGACCGGAGTGGGGTTGGACGGAATGATGCCGATCGATGCAAACGGTTTCATAGGGACAGACCTCACAATTCACCACCCCGTTGGAATAGAGTATGACCCAGCCAACGTAAAAAATTTCGATATCGGAAGTAAAACTATAGAGCTCAAAACCGTCCCGGACGCACCGCTTAAACTCTATACATATAACGGTAAAAAGTATGTAGAGTGCGCATCCTGTCACGATCCGCACCTTGAGAGCTTCAAATTTTTGAGAGTCCATAACAGTCCCAACAACGCGGTTAATGTCAAGAACACATGCACTTCATGCCATGACAAAAACCCGGGTACAACTCTGCCCACCGTACATGAAATTGCAACCTCCACATATCTGGACCAGGCGGTAAAAGATAGATACAACGGCGGCGGAACAGTAACCGTAGCGGACCTCTACTGCGCAAACTGCCATACTCCGCATAACGGCGAAGGGAAACCCTATCTGCTCAGAAAGGTAGAGCAGAATACATGCTACATGGGAGCTGCCGGCACAAGATCTACCGCACCGTGCCACGGAACGGGAACAACATGGGCCGGAAACGATATAGAGTCGGTCCTCAACCGCCCGTTTTCACACCCGGTCAATACAATTGACGGTGTGCATACCAATTTCGATACCCTCTACGGATACGGCTCCAGCGAAACAGACCCTGCCGCAAGCCACAGTGTCAAGTGGAGCGACTCCAAACATGCCGAGTGTATGGACTGCCACAACCAGCACAGAGCCGGAGGAAACAACCACATAGGTACCCAGAGCGCCAGTGCGACAAAATGGTATCCTGATACACCGTCAAATGCCGTTTCCGATGTACTTAGAAACGTACAGGGTGTGGAGCCGACATGGCCAGCAAGATGGACCCAGCCGACATCATTCACTACACTTGCCTCATCTACCAAAGAGTACCAGATCTGTCTCAAATGCCACTCCTACTGGGCTCTTGGTCCCACACTGGCACAGCAGGCAGGCAAAGTCGCTACCGGTGCTACTGACAACTGGATAGATGTCGAAGGTGTAAGGGCTACCGACCAGGCGTTTGAGTTCAATCCCAACAACAAATCCGCCCACCCTGTTGTTATGGCCCTAAACGATATGCCCGGCTCCTACGAACCAAAAGCCGTAAGAGTCGAAGCGCTTCTCTACCCGTGGAATCAGAATCCGGGAACACAGACAATGTACTGTGCAGACTGCCACGGTGCCGACAATGAAGATAGCGGAGATCCCAAAGGGCCACACGGTTCCAGTTACAACTTCATGCTAAAAGGACCCAACAAGTACTGGCCCACGAAGCCGGACGGAACGCTATTTTCCACCGGCGACATACAGACCGACGGAAGCGTTCCGGACCTCTTTTGCGCAAACTGCCACAACCTCAACTACCCGCACAAACAGTGGTGGTGGAGAATGGCAAGGATCGATATAGCGTGCATACAGTGCCATGTCGCCGTTCCTCACGGGTCACCGGTATCCAGGCTTATCGGTTACGCAAACTTTCCTGAGCCTTACAACTATAACGGGAACTCTCTCGTAATATACGGCTACAAAAAGGCGAATCCGCAAGGCAACTACGCTTCAAGCAACGTATATGCTCCCGGCTGCGGCGGAGGCGGATGCCACGGCAGACAAGACTACCCATATGCCGACAACGGGGCAGGATATGATCCTGTTGACCCGCTTCCTTAA